Proteins from a genomic interval of Bifidobacterium longum subsp. infantis ATCC 15697 = JCM 1222 = DSM 20088:
- a CDS encoding fluoride efflux transporter FluC — protein MGSQSPSAGARPITHTTTPPARKLPDIHLDIVLVVFCGGTIGTAIRYAFAQIPAAGSFHTGTFVANMLACFCYAGLTAYLAGASRFGARSKELASRGLGMGVCGGLSTMSTLALEGFTAIRDGQVAAGIAYLLVTFALGLVCASAGVWAGTHLAGSSNASAEASADTNAATTSKGGKA, from the coding sequence ATGGGTTCGCAATCCCCATCCGCAGGTGCCCGGCCGATTACGCACACGACCACTCCCCCGGCGCGCAAGCTCCCCGATATTCATCTTGATATTGTGTTGGTCGTCTTCTGCGGCGGCACTATTGGCACCGCGATTCGCTATGCGTTCGCGCAGATTCCCGCGGCTGGCAGCTTCCACACCGGCACGTTTGTGGCCAACATGCTGGCTTGCTTCTGCTATGCAGGGCTGACCGCTTACTTGGCCGGCGCTTCCCGGTTCGGTGCACGTTCCAAAGAACTTGCCAGTCGCGGACTCGGCATGGGCGTATGCGGTGGTTTGTCTACGATGTCGACGTTGGCATTGGAAGGCTTCACCGCGATTCGCGACGGTCAGGTGGCGGCCGGCATTGCCTATCTACTGGTGACGTTCGCGCTGGGTCTGGTTTGTGCGTCTGCCGGCGTGTGGGCAGGAACGCATCTGGCCGGCTCCTCGAACGCATCCGCCGAAGCGTCCGCTGATACGAATGCCGCTACGACCAGCAAGGGAGGTAAGGCGTGA
- a CDS encoding fluoride efflux transporter FluC: MTVFLPILVCLCGGVGASCRYLLDATIKTYWQRAFPLSTFTINLIAGFLTGLVAALALGGTLDEPWRLVLATGFLGGFSTFSTAINEMVTLFHKRRYPTATAYLVLSLGVPVVAAACGFLV, encoded by the coding sequence ATGACCGTATTCCTACCAATCTTGGTCTGCCTGTGCGGCGGCGTAGGCGCCTCCTGCCGCTATCTGCTTGACGCGACCATCAAAACGTATTGGCAACGCGCATTCCCGCTGTCCACATTCACCATCAATCTCATCGCCGGATTCCTGACCGGTCTGGTTGCGGCGCTGGCACTGGGCGGGACACTTGATGAACCGTGGCGGCTGGTGCTGGCCACCGGTTTCCTCGGCGGATTCTCCACGTTCTCGACCGCGATCAACGAAATGGTGACGCTCTTCCACAAACGCCGCTACCCCACGGCAACGGCCTATCTGGTGCTGTCGCTGGGTGTGCCGGTCGTTGCTGCGGCCTGCGGTTTTCTCGTCTGA
- a CDS encoding GtrA family protein, with protein MANNGADVKHNQGADVTNASATTNTAENTVGTATPKQNGLAVLGKYMGVSATQTIVEYATFAILHLIGVPSQISNGIAVVCSATYNFVMNRNVTFKSSSNFTRSVALFVLLWDWFAVAFVIMVVIAFAIIGMQRAMSSTTRQNTHGNHHDNILSQRGYHRAD; from the coding sequence ATGGCGAACAATGGAGCGGATGTGAAGCACAATCAGGGCGCGGACGTCACGAATGCCTCGGCCACAACGAACACTGCGGAAAATACCGTGGGCACGGCAACCCCGAAGCAAAATGGACTAGCCGTGTTGGGCAAGTATATGGGTGTTTCCGCCACGCAGACCATTGTGGAGTATGCGACGTTCGCCATCCTGCACTTGATCGGCGTGCCCTCGCAGATCTCCAACGGTATCGCCGTGGTGTGTTCGGCGACCTACAACTTCGTGATGAACCGCAACGTGACGTTCAAATCGTCAAGCAACTTCACCCGCTCCGTGGCGCTGTTCGTGCTGCTATGGGACTGGTTCGCTGTGGCGTTCGTAATCATGGTGGTAATCGCCTTCGCCATCATCGGCATGCAACGTGCGATGTCCTCAACGACTAGGCAGAACACTCATGGCAATCATCACGACAACATCCTCAGTCAACGCGGATACCATCGCGCCGACTGA
- a CDS encoding YeiH family protein, with translation MREFCTKWWKRIAAVDMLFIGVLTLLASLFASWLKQFPGFSLFGALIIALLIGMIIQFPIRSAYVGSNDGRKAGVKDAAGLISNKLLRLGIILLGFKLNLAVLFTQGIKCLPIAAVVVTLTIIVCYAIARKLGVDPMLAILTAGGTGICGAAAVMGLAGSIKVSEDKQDEKDNDVTMAVAIVAIMGTVFALLEIALGPLTGMTKDQLGITAGASLHEIAHAVAAGDAFGAVDIATIMKLSRVLMLVFAAIIIAIWWEKKHSEVENTGKKTVAFPWFMLGFIGASIIGTFVPFIAFITPQLVDFAYIVLGMAMAALGINVNFKAIASKGKKPMLASFLTSILLMCFAAGVAVLFF, from the coding sequence ATGAGAGAGTTCTGTACAAAATGGTGGAAGCGCATTGCCGCCGTTGACATGTTGTTCATTGGCGTTCTGACTCTGCTGGCTTCGCTGTTCGCCTCCTGGCTCAAGCAGTTCCCCGGATTCAGCCTGTTCGGCGCGCTTATCATCGCGCTGCTCATCGGTATGATCATCCAGTTCCCGATCCGCAGTGCCTACGTCGGTTCCAATGATGGCCGCAAGGCAGGCGTCAAGGACGCCGCTGGCTTGATTTCCAACAAGTTGCTGCGCCTCGGCATCATCCTGCTCGGTTTCAAGCTCAACCTCGCCGTGCTGTTCACGCAGGGCATCAAGTGTCTGCCGATCGCCGCTGTGGTCGTCACGCTGACCATCATCGTGTGCTATGCCATCGCCCGCAAGCTCGGTGTCGACCCGATGCTCGCCATCCTGACCGCCGGTGGCACCGGCATCTGCGGTGCGGCCGCCGTCATGGGTCTGGCCGGTTCCATCAAGGTGTCTGAGGACAAGCAGGACGAGAAGGACAACGACGTGACCATGGCCGTGGCCATCGTAGCCATTATGGGTACTGTGTTCGCGTTGCTGGAGATCGCGCTCGGCCCGCTGACCGGCATGACCAAGGACCAGCTGGGCATCACCGCCGGTGCTTCCCTGCACGAAATCGCCCATGCGGTCGCCGCCGGCGACGCTTTCGGCGCGGTGGACATCGCCACCATCATGAAGCTCTCCCGCGTGCTCATGCTCGTGTTCGCCGCCATCATTATCGCTATCTGGTGGGAGAAGAAGCACTCTGAGGTGGAGAACACCGGCAAGAAGACCGTGGCCTTCCCGTGGTTCATGCTCGGCTTTATCGGCGCTTCGATCATCGGCACTTTCGTGCCGTTCATCGCCTTCATCACCCCGCAGCTTGTGGACTTCGCGTACATAGTACTCGGTATGGCCATGGCCGCGCTTGGCATCAATGTGAACTTCAAGGCCATCGCTTCCAAAGGCAAGAAGCCCATGCTCGCCAGCTTCCTGACCTCGATCCTGCTCATGTGCTTCGCGGCAGGCGTCGCGGTGCTGTTCTTCTGA
- the tuf gene encoding elongation factor Tu, which translates to MAKEKYERTKPHVNIGTIGHVDHGKTTLTAAISKVLHEEFPDVNPEYDFNQIDSAPEEAARGITINIAHIEYQTEKRHYAHVDCPGHADFVKNMITGAAQMDGAILVVAATDGPMAQTREHVLLARQVGVPKILVALNKCDMVDDEELIELVEEEVRDLLDENGFDRDCPVIHTSAYGALHDDAPDHEKWVQSVKDLMAAVDDYIPTPVHDLDKPFLMPIEDVFTISGRGTVVTGRVERGQLAVNTPVEIVGIRPTQTTTVTSIETFHKTMDACEAGDNTGLLLRGLGREDVERGQVVAKPGSVTPHTKFEGEVYVLTKDEGGRHSPFFSNYRPQFYFRTTDVTGVIELPEGVEMVQPGDHATFTVELIQPIAMEEGLTFAVREGGHTVGSGRVTKILA; encoded by the coding sequence ATGGCAAAGGAAAAGTACGAGCGTACTAAGCCGCACGTTAACATCGGTACCATCGGCCACGTCGACCACGGTAAGACTACCCTGACTGCCGCCATCTCCAAGGTGCTGCACGAGGAGTTCCCGGATGTCAACCCGGAGTACGACTTCAACCAGATCGATTCCGCTCCGGAAGAGGCCGCCCGCGGTATCACCATCAACATCGCCCACATCGAGTACCAGACCGAGAAGCGTCACTACGCTCACGTCGACTGCCCGGGCCACGCCGACTTCGTGAAGAACATGATCACCGGTGCCGCCCAGATGGATGGCGCCATCCTCGTTGTGGCCGCCACCGACGGCCCGATGGCCCAGACCCGCGAGCACGTGCTGCTCGCCCGTCAGGTCGGCGTTCCGAAGATCCTCGTCGCCCTCAACAAGTGCGACATGGTCGACGATGAAGAGCTCATCGAGCTCGTCGAAGAAGAGGTCCGTGACCTCCTCGACGAGAACGGCTTCGATCGCGACTGCCCGGTCATCCACACCTCCGCCTACGGCGCCCTGCACGACGACGCTCCGGACCACGAGAAGTGGGTCCAGTCCGTCAAGGACCTCATGGCCGCCGTCGATGACTACATCCCAACCCCGGTTCACGACCTGGACAAGCCGTTCCTGATGCCGATCGAGGACGTCTTCACCATCTCCGGCCGTGGTACCGTCGTCACCGGTCGTGTCGAGCGTGGCCAGCTGGCCGTCAACACCCCGGTCGAGATCGTCGGCATCCGTCCGACCCAGACCACCACCGTCACCTCCATCGAGACCTTCCACAAGACCATGGACGCCTGCGAGGCTGGCGACAACACCGGTCTGCTGCTGCGTGGCCTCGGCCGTGAGGATGTCGAGCGCGGTCAGGTCGTGGCCAAGCCGGGCTCCGTCACCCCGCACACCAAGTTCGAGGGCGAAGTCTACGTGCTGACCAAGGACGAAGGCGGCCGTCACTCGCCGTTCTTCTCCAACTACCGTCCGCAGTTCTACTTCCGCACCACCGACGTCACCGGCGTCATCGAGCTGCCGGAAGGCGTCGAGATGGTTCAGCCCGGCGACCACGCCACCTTCACCGTTGAGCTGATTCAGCCCATCGCCATGGAGGAAGGCCTGACCTTCGCTGTGCGTGAAGGCGGCCACACCGTTGGCTCCGGTCGTGTGACCAAGATCCTCGCCTGA
- the fusA gene encoding elongation factor G, whose translation MAEEISDLHDVRNIGIMAHIDAGKTTTTERILFYTGKNYKIGETHDGASTMDFMAQEQERGITIQSAATTCFWSRQSHDTKDKFQINIIDTPGHVDFTAEVERSLRVLDGAVAVFDGKEGVEPQSETVWRQADKYGVPRICFINKMDKLGANFYYSVDTIKEKLGAAPIVMQLPIGAENDFTGVVDLVEMQAYVWNGTEELGAKYDTTEIPDDLKDKAQEYHEKLVEAAAEADDELMNKFFEDGDLSKEDIRAGVRKLTIAKEAFPVFCGSAFKDKGVQPMLDGVVDYLPSPEDVPAIKGYKPGDESVEIDRHPVKTDPFSALVFKISTHPFYGKLVFVRVYSGSVVPGDSVLDSTREKKERIGKIFQMHADKENPMDRADAGNIYTFVGLKNVTTGDTLCSINDPITLDSMTFPDPVIQVAVEPKTKADQEKMGIALSKLAEEDPTFQVTTDEESGQTLIAGMGELQLDIIVDRMRREFKVECNQGKPQVAYRETIRKAVMDQGYTHKKQTGGSGQFAKVLMNFEPLDTTEGKTFEFENQVTGGHISGEFIGPIEAGVKEAMESGILAGFPVVGVKATVTDGQMHPVDSSEMAFKLAGSMCFKEAAPKAKPVILEPIMKVEVRTPEEYMGEVIGDLNQRRGNIQSMTDGVGVKVIDAKVPLSEMFGYIGDLRSKTQGRAMFTMEMDSYDEVPKSVSEEIIKAQRGE comes from the coding sequence ATGGCTGAAGAGATTTCGGACCTCCACGACGTCCGCAATATCGGCATCATGGCTCACATCGATGCCGGCAAGACCACCACTACCGAGCGTATTCTGTTCTACACCGGTAAGAACTACAAGATCGGCGAGACCCACGACGGCGCCTCCACCATGGACTTCATGGCGCAGGAGCAGGAACGTGGCATCACCATCCAGTCCGCCGCCACCACCTGCTTCTGGAGCCGTCAGTCCCACGACACCAAGGACAAGTTCCAGATCAACATCATCGACACCCCCGGCCACGTGGACTTCACGGCCGAGGTCGAGCGCTCCCTGCGCGTGCTCGATGGCGCCGTCGCCGTGTTCGACGGCAAGGAGGGCGTGGAGCCGCAGTCCGAGACCGTGTGGCGTCAGGCTGACAAGTACGGCGTTCCGCGCATCTGCTTCATCAACAAGATGGACAAGCTGGGCGCGAACTTCTACTACTCCGTCGACACCATCAAGGAGAAGCTGGGCGCCGCTCCGATCGTGATGCAGCTGCCGATCGGCGCCGAGAACGACTTCACCGGCGTCGTCGACCTGGTCGAGATGCAGGCCTACGTGTGGAACGGCACCGAGGAGCTCGGCGCCAAGTACGACACCACCGAGATTCCGGACGATCTCAAGGACAAGGCCCAGGAGTACCACGAGAAGCTCGTGGAAGCCGCCGCCGAAGCCGACGACGAACTCATGAACAAGTTCTTCGAGGACGGCGACCTGTCCAAGGAAGACATCCGCGCCGGCGTGCGCAAGCTCACCATCGCCAAGGAAGCCTTCCCGGTCTTCTGCGGCTCCGCCTTCAAGGACAAGGGCGTTCAGCCGATGCTGGACGGCGTCGTCGACTACCTGCCGTCCCCCGAGGACGTGCCGGCCATCAAGGGCTACAAGCCCGGCGACGAGTCCGTCGAGATCGACCGTCACCCGGTCAAGACCGATCCGTTCTCGGCTCTGGTCTTCAAGATCTCCACTCACCCGTTCTACGGCAAGCTCGTGTTCGTGCGCGTCTACTCCGGCTCCGTCGTGCCGGGCGACTCCGTGCTCGACTCCACCCGCGAGAAGAAGGAACGCATCGGCAAGATCTTCCAGATGCACGCCGATAAGGAAAACCCGATGGACCGCGCCGACGCCGGTAACATCTACACCTTCGTGGGCCTGAAGAACGTCACCACCGGCGACACCCTGTGCTCCATCAACGACCCGATCACCCTCGACTCCATGACCTTCCCGGATCCGGTGATCCAGGTGGCCGTCGAGCCGAAGACCAAGGCCGATCAGGAGAAGATGGGCATCGCCCTGTCCAAGCTGGCCGAAGAGGATCCGACCTTCCAGGTCACGACCGACGAAGAGTCCGGCCAGACCCTGATCGCCGGCATGGGCGAGCTCCAGCTCGACATCATCGTCGACCGTATGCGTCGTGAATTCAAGGTCGAGTGCAACCAGGGCAAGCCGCAGGTCGCCTACCGCGAGACCATCCGCAAGGCCGTCATGGACCAGGGCTACACCCACAAGAAGCAGACCGGTGGTTCCGGCCAGTTCGCAAAGGTCCTGATGAACTTCGAGCCGCTCGACACCACCGAGGGCAAGACCTTCGAGTTCGAGAACCAGGTCACCGGCGGCCACATCTCCGGCGAATTCATCGGCCCCATCGAGGCCGGTGTCAAGGAGGCCATGGAATCCGGTATCCTCGCCGGCTTCCCGGTCGTGGGCGTCAAGGCCACCGTCACCGACGGCCAGATGCACCCGGTCGATTCCTCCGAAATGGCCTTCAAGCTCGCGGGCTCCATGTGCTTCAAGGAAGCCGCCCCGAAGGCCAAGCCGGTCATCCTCGAGCCGATCATGAAGGTCGAGGTCCGCACGCCGGAAGAGTACATGGGCGAAGTCATCGGCGATCTGAACCAGCGCCGCGGCAACATCCAGTCCATGACCGACGGCGTCGGCGTCAAGGTCATCGACGCCAAGGTCCCGCTGTCCGAGATGTTCGGCTACATCGGCGACTTGCGTTCCAAGACCCAGGGCCGCGCCATGTTCACCATGGAGATGGACTCCTACGACGAGGTGCCGAAGAGCGTCTCCGAGGAGATCATCAAGGCCCAGCGCGGCGAGTGA
- the rpsG gene encoding 30S ribosomal protein S7, with translation MSRKGPSKKHVVLPDPIYGSTVVAQLINKILLDGKKSIAEDIVYSALDMVKEKTEQEPVAVLKRALDNIRPSLEVRSRRVGGATYQVPVEVKPNRANTLSLRWLTDFSRARREKTMAERLANEILDASNGLGASVKRREDTHKMAEANKAFAHYRW, from the coding sequence ATGTCACGTAAGGGACCTTCCAAGAAGCACGTCGTGCTGCCCGATCCGATCTACGGTTCCACCGTGGTGGCGCAGCTCATCAACAAGATTCTGCTTGACGGCAAGAAGTCGATCGCCGAGGACATCGTCTATTCCGCGCTCGACATGGTCAAGGAGAAGACCGAACAGGAGCCGGTGGCCGTGCTCAAGCGCGCCCTGGACAACATCCGCCCGTCCCTCGAGGTCCGCTCCCGCCGCGTCGGCGGCGCCACCTACCAGGTGCCGGTCGAAGTCAAGCCGAACCGCGCCAACACCCTGTCGCTGCGCTGGCTGACCGACTTCTCCCGCGCCCGTCGTGAGAAGACCATGGCCGAGCGTCTCGCCAACGAGATCCTGGACGCCTCCAACGGCCTCGGCGCTTCTGTCAAGCGCCGCGAGGATACTCATAAGATGGCGGAGGCCAACAAGGCCTTCGCTCATTACCGTTGGTAA
- the rpsL gene encoding 30S ribosomal protein S12 encodes MPTIEQLVRKGRQAKPKKSKTLALKGSPLRRGVCTRVYTTTPRKPNSALRKVARVRLSSGIEVTAYIPGEGHNLQEHSIVLVRGGRVKDLPGVRYHIVRGALDTQGVKDRKQGRSLYGAKKAK; translated from the coding sequence TTGCCTACTATCGAACAGCTCGTCCGTAAGGGACGTCAGGCAAAGCCGAAGAAGTCCAAGACTTTGGCCCTGAAGGGCAGCCCGCTGCGTCGCGGCGTGTGCACCCGTGTCTACACCACCACCCCGAGGAAGCCGAACTCGGCTCTGCGTAAGGTCGCCCGTGTGCGCCTGTCCTCGGGCATCGAAGTCACCGCCTACATTCCGGGCGAGGGCCACAACCTGCAGGAGCACTCCATCGTGCTCGTGCGTGGCGGCCGTGTGAAGGATCTCCCGGGTGTGCGTTACCACATCGTGCGCGGCGCGCTCGATACCCAGGGAGTCAAGGACCGTAAGCAGGGTCGTTCCCTGTATGGAGCAAAGAAGGCGAAGTAA